Proteins encoded by one window of Candidatus Sumerlaea chitinivorans:
- a CDS encoding N-Acetyl-D-glucosamine ABC transport system, permease protein 1: MRWAVVVLLLFLGTFAGQSPAAEKVQLRYLSWETSYEQIVLVKKIIAAFEAQHPNIKIQLEATTEAPRIFLTDAAAGTPADVMYITNEFLPRLVDKQILLPLDDFITSDGVDLGMFLPRTVDFMRLDGKLYAYPIHFSTDALFYNKKLFDERGVPYPDESWTWETFRDAATSLTVDRNGDGNPEVFGCLTVESQVLMASFGARVFDEQTNRFVEPPPREAIEAVRFNLSLLGKQAPTAAQAMDTTDMQMFANDRLAMFLGRTWQLPQIAKTMRSPWDVAPIPKGRQRFCILAVGGNCIAAGSRHPREAWEFVKFYSSLEGQKLLGLQKNCTPALRELALSKDYFLSPPPEHIRVFVDAIDYAGQVLPDRIWAREFFSSIWQPTLERLRVDSKITPEQALADIARQGNLLIDKYAQEKAEEESATRDAHPTDFLIRFMLALMILGALAIAWLARSNRRYWEGYLFIGLWLIGFVLFTLGPVLASLYLSFCRYDLLSPPRWIGLANILDLIHDPLFWKSLGNTLYYCVFTVPATLILSLFLAMLLNTRVPGTYTFRAIYYLPALTAGVAISLLWRWIYNPQLGLMNTFLGYLGIQGPEWLGSPTWAMPAIIIMSVWGGLGGPMLIYLAGLQGIPQQLYEAAAIDGASRWQAFRHVTLPMLSPSIFFNLIMAIIGSFQVFTTVFVMTANTAASAEPGGPANSTMVYVLYLYQTGFRYLAMGKACAMAWILFLIILGLTLWNYRMSQRWVHYDQA, encoded by the coding sequence ATGCGCTGGGCAGTCGTTGTTTTACTTTTGTTTTTGGGAACCTTCGCGGGGCAATCCCCAGCCGCCGAGAAGGTCCAACTGCGTTACCTGAGCTGGGAGACCTCCTACGAGCAGATTGTGCTCGTGAAGAAGATCATCGCAGCGTTCGAGGCGCAGCACCCGAATATCAAGATCCAACTGGAAGCCACGACGGAGGCCCCTCGCATTTTCCTCACGGACGCCGCTGCGGGCACCCCCGCAGACGTCATGTACATAACGAACGAATTCCTCCCACGGCTGGTGGATAAGCAAATTCTTCTGCCGCTGGACGACTTCATCACCTCCGATGGCGTGGATCTTGGGATGTTCCTCCCCCGAACCGTCGATTTTATGCGCTTAGACGGCAAGCTCTACGCCTATCCGATCCACTTCTCCACCGACGCCCTTTTCTACAATAAGAAGCTCTTCGATGAGCGCGGCGTGCCCTATCCGGATGAGTCGTGGACGTGGGAGACTTTCCGCGACGCGGCCACTTCGCTGACCGTCGACCGAAACGGGGATGGAAACCCTGAGGTCTTTGGCTGCCTCACCGTGGAAAGCCAAGTATTGATGGCAAGTTTTGGCGCCAGAGTTTTCGACGAGCAGACAAACCGCTTCGTCGAGCCGCCCCCGCGGGAAGCCATCGAGGCGGTTCGTTTCAATCTTTCTCTCTTGGGCAAACAAGCGCCCACGGCCGCACAGGCCATGGACACCACCGACATGCAGATGTTCGCGAACGACCGCTTGGCGATGTTTCTCGGCCGCACGTGGCAATTGCCGCAAATCGCGAAGACGATGCGCTCGCCGTGGGATGTGGCGCCCATTCCCAAGGGACGTCAGCGCTTCTGCATTCTGGCGGTCGGAGGCAACTGCATTGCGGCGGGCAGCCGCCACCCGCGCGAAGCTTGGGAATTCGTCAAATTCTATTCCTCGCTGGAAGGCCAAAAACTCTTGGGGCTGCAAAAGAATTGCACGCCCGCGCTTCGCGAGCTGGCGCTCAGCAAAGATTATTTCCTCTCGCCGCCCCCCGAACACATTCGTGTCTTTGTGGACGCCATTGACTACGCCGGTCAAGTCCTGCCCGACCGAATTTGGGCGCGTGAATTTTTCTCCAGTATTTGGCAACCCACGCTGGAGCGGTTGCGCGTAGATAGCAAAATAACGCCGGAACAAGCTCTTGCCGACATCGCGCGGCAAGGCAATCTGCTCATCGACAAATACGCACAGGAGAAGGCCGAGGAAGAGAGCGCGACGCGCGACGCACACCCCACCGATTTTCTCATCCGATTTATGCTGGCGCTCATGATTCTTGGTGCGCTCGCGATCGCATGGCTTGCCCGATCCAACCGCCGCTATTGGGAGGGCTACCTTTTCATCGGGCTATGGCTGATTGGTTTCGTCCTGTTCACGCTGGGGCCTGTCCTTGCCTCGCTCTACTTGAGCTTCTGCCGCTACGACCTGCTGAGTCCACCTCGCTGGATTGGTCTCGCGAACATTTTGGACCTCATCCATGATCCCCTCTTCTGGAAGTCGCTGGGCAACACCCTCTACTACTGCGTGTTTACCGTGCCGGCGACCCTGATTCTCTCGCTCTTCTTGGCAATGCTACTGAACACGCGCGTTCCCGGCACGTACACATTCCGCGCGATTTACTATTTGCCTGCACTTACGGCGGGCGTGGCCATCAGCCTTCTGTGGCGATGGATCTATAACCCCCAGCTTGGCCTCATGAACACGTTCCTCGGCTATCTTGGCATTCAAGGGCCGGAGTGGCTCGGCTCGCCCACGTGGGCAATGCCGGCAATCATTATCATGAGCGTGTGGGGCGGGCTGGGCGGCCCCATGCTCATTTACCTTGCCGGACTACAGGGGATCCCGCAGCAGCTCTACGAAGCAGCCGCCATTGATGGCGCTTCGCGTTGGCAAGCCTTCCGCCATGTCACGCTCCCCATGCTGAGCCCCTCGATCTTCTTCAACCTGATTATGGCCATCATTGGTTCCTTCCAAGTTTTCACCACAGTTTTCGTCATGACGGCAAACACGGCCGCGAGCGCCGAACCCGGCGGACCAGCAAATTCCACGATGGTCTACGTCCTTTACCTCTATCAGACGGGCTTCCGATATCTTGCCATGGGCAAGGCGTGCGCGATGGCTTGGATTCTTTTCCTGATCATCTTGGGTCTGACACTCTGGAACTACCGCATGTCGCAAAGGTGGGTGCATTATGATCAGGCCTAA
- a CDS encoding Excinuclease ABC subunit A, with protein sequence MLFSVERFTEIIGARTHNLKGIRVRIPHRALTVITGVSGSGKSSLAFDTLFAEGQRRYVESLSTYARQFIEQMARPDVDEVHNIQPAIAIEQKNSVKNARSTIGTATEIYDYLRLLYAKAGVTICPDCNEVVREDTPESVTEDVLRRLMGCRVWIVAPFERKAEVGARELAAELVRAGYGRVLVLGPDGRPQVVDLDPALGAELEGALSAESVRLLMDRLVVSEEERERLSSSVAAAFRAGHGRIEIWWQGEAREGPAPPPQPWVFFAGFRCNRCARTFPRPEPLLFSFNSPVGACPECHGFGRVTGVDWDKVIPDRSLTLRQHPIAPFNTPSYRASYKWIRETADPKDIPWDKPLAEFTPREWNNLLYGCGRFEGLQAFFDWLEKERYKVQSRILVARYRGFAVCPKCHGARLVPEALAVKWAPARATCPPRTIAELTRCSIGELLEDFVRVELTDAEEALIGRIWREILSRLTYLVRVGLGYLTLDRQTRTLSGGEAQRINLATALGTALTDTLYVLDEPTVGLHPRDTHRLLEILRDLRDNANTVVVVEHDPEIILGADHVIDLGPRAGSHGGEVVFEGPPAKLLEDGARGLTAEYLRRGWEGLARALGDRRQESLGSGPPKPTAKAGSRRARMGVSEGEARRLVIHGAREHNLKHLTVEIPLGKWVCVTGVSGSGKSTLVHQVLYRNWLRYKKEPVDEVGRCERIEGFEHLDEIILIDQTPIGRSVRSNPVTYVKAYDPIRKLFAQTREARTAGLRESAFSFNVAGGRCETCEGTGVVTYDMHFLAEVTLPCEICGGKRFMPRVLEVRWRGKNIAEVLDLTVDDAVEFFAEFPAITRKLEPLRRVGLGYLTLGQSTATLSGGEAQRLKLAAYLDVAKSGERTLMIFDEPTTGLHLADLDVLARVFRQLVERGYSLLIIEHNLEMIRQADWIIDLGPEGGDAGGFLVAQGPPEAIASEPHSHTGHYLRPILSNSG encoded by the coding sequence ATGCTTTTCAGCGTGGAGAGATTTACGGAAATCATCGGGGCACGGACGCACAACCTGAAGGGAATTCGGGTCCGGATTCCGCATCGGGCGCTGACGGTCATTACGGGGGTGTCGGGGAGCGGCAAAAGCTCGCTGGCATTCGACACGCTGTTTGCGGAGGGGCAGCGGCGCTACGTGGAGAGCCTTTCGACCTACGCGCGGCAGTTTATCGAACAGATGGCGCGTCCGGACGTGGACGAGGTGCACAACATCCAACCGGCGATCGCGATCGAGCAGAAGAACAGCGTGAAGAATGCGCGCTCGACGATCGGCACGGCGACGGAGATCTACGACTACCTGCGCCTCCTTTATGCGAAAGCCGGGGTGACGATCTGCCCTGATTGCAACGAGGTAGTGCGCGAGGATACGCCGGAGTCGGTGACGGAGGATGTGCTGAGGCGGCTGATGGGGTGTCGGGTGTGGATTGTGGCGCCGTTCGAGCGCAAGGCGGAGGTGGGAGCGCGTGAGCTGGCGGCGGAGCTGGTGCGCGCGGGCTACGGGCGCGTGCTCGTGCTGGGGCCAGACGGCCGCCCGCAGGTCGTGGATCTGGATCCTGCGCTTGGTGCCGAGCTCGAGGGGGCGCTGAGCGCCGAGTCTGTGCGCCTGCTCATGGATCGGCTTGTGGTCAGCGAAGAGGAGCGCGAACGCCTAAGTTCCAGCGTGGCTGCAGCGTTTCGCGCGGGGCATGGCCGGATCGAAATCTGGTGGCAGGGCGAAGCGCGCGAGGGGCCCGCGCCGCCGCCCCAGCCGTGGGTGTTTTTCGCCGGCTTTCGCTGCAACCGCTGTGCGCGAACGTTTCCACGTCCCGAGCCGCTGCTCTTCTCGTTCAACTCGCCGGTGGGGGCATGCCCGGAGTGCCACGGGTTTGGTCGGGTGACGGGCGTGGATTGGGACAAGGTGATTCCCGATCGCTCGCTAACGTTGCGTCAGCACCCGATTGCGCCCTTCAATACGCCGTCGTACCGCGCGAGCTACAAATGGATCCGCGAAACTGCCGACCCCAAGGATATTCCGTGGGATAAGCCGTTGGCGGAGTTTACGCCGCGCGAGTGGAACAATCTGCTCTACGGATGTGGGCGCTTTGAGGGGCTGCAGGCGTTCTTCGATTGGTTGGAGAAGGAGCGCTACAAGGTGCAATCGCGGATTCTTGTCGCGCGCTACCGTGGCTTTGCGGTGTGCCCGAAGTGCCATGGGGCGCGACTCGTGCCGGAAGCGCTGGCGGTGAAGTGGGCTCCAGCGCGGGCAACGTGCCCGCCGCGCACGATCGCGGAACTGACTCGCTGCTCGATCGGGGAGTTACTCGAGGACTTCGTTCGCGTGGAATTGACCGATGCGGAGGAGGCTCTGATCGGGCGAATCTGGCGGGAGATTCTCTCGCGACTCACTTATTTGGTGCGTGTGGGGCTAGGCTACCTAACGCTCGATCGGCAGACGCGCACGCTCTCGGGTGGGGAGGCGCAGCGGATCAATCTCGCGACGGCCCTTGGGACAGCGCTCACCGATACGCTCTACGTCTTGGACGAGCCGACGGTGGGGCTGCATCCGCGCGATACACACCGGCTGCTGGAGATCCTACGCGATTTGCGCGACAACGCAAACACGGTGGTCGTCGTGGAGCATGACCCCGAGATTATTCTCGGCGCGGACCACGTCATTGATTTGGGGCCACGCGCGGGCTCTCACGGGGGGGAAGTCGTTTTCGAGGGGCCACCCGCGAAATTGCTGGAGGACGGGGCGAGAGGGCTCACGGCCGAGTATTTGCGCCGAGGATGGGAAGGGCTGGCGCGCGCGTTGGGTGACCGTCGGCAGGAAAGTCTGGGCAGCGGCCCGCCAAAGCCGACAGCAAAAGCGGGCTCGCGTCGCGCGCGCATGGGAGTAAGCGAAGGCGAGGCGCGGCGCCTTGTGATTCATGGCGCACGCGAGCACAATCTCAAGCACCTAACCGTCGAAATTCCTCTCGGCAAGTGGGTGTGCGTCACCGGCGTGTCAGGAAGCGGCAAGTCGACGCTTGTCCATCAAGTGCTTTACCGCAACTGGCTGCGCTACAAGAAGGAGCCGGTGGATGAGGTGGGGCGCTGCGAGCGGATCGAGGGGTTCGAGCATTTGGATGAGATCATTCTCATTGATCAGACACCGATCGGACGATCCGTGCGGTCGAATCCAGTGACCTACGTGAAGGCCTACGATCCCATCCGTAAGCTGTTTGCGCAGACACGTGAGGCGCGCACGGCTGGGCTCAGGGAATCCGCATTTTCCTTCAATGTCGCGGGCGGGCGTTGCGAGACGTGTGAGGGTACGGGGGTGGTCACCTACGACATGCATTTCCTCGCGGAAGTCACGCTTCCATGCGAGATCTGCGGTGGGAAGCGTTTCATGCCGCGGGTGCTGGAGGTGCGGTGGCGCGGCAAGAACATTGCGGAGGTACTGGACCTCACGGTGGACGATGCGGTGGAGTTTTTTGCGGAGTTTCCGGCCATCACGCGCAAGCTCGAGCCCCTGCGTCGGGTCGGGCTCGGCTATCTGACTTTGGGGCAAAGCACGGCGACGCTCTCTGGCGGTGAGGCCCAACGCCTGAAGCTTGCCGCGTACTTGGATGTGGCGAAATCGGGCGAGCGGACGCTGATGATCTTTGACGAGCCCACGACGGGTCTTCACCTCGCGGACCTCGATGTGCTCGCGCGCGTGTTTCGGCAGCTCGTGGAGCGGGGGTATTCCCTGCTCATTATCGAGCACAATTTGGAGATGATTCGGCAAGCGGACTGGATCATTGACCTTGGCCCGGAGGGTGGCGATGCGGGAGGGTTTTTGGTGGCACAAGGTCCGCCCGAGGCGATCGCTTCGGAGCCACATAGCCACACCGGGCATTACCTGCGACCCATTCTCTCGAATTCCGGCTGA
- a CDS encoding putative DNA methylase, which translates to MARRRSAGENSGSKRAIESYEHRDKERVNNPPVGLVTPATDPDAGQKKKRYAYDPHLAPELNFDPRKVRDELAAEIERGLAADTLEEAKAVLQKLKKAQEPYLNWAGKAEHTSFEVPTVSLHVHERIDPRTIIEAVRKRNGQNEPVQLTLPLFEQERSEPLREAIEFYQHKHGWSNRLIAGDSLLVMNSLLEKEGMAGKVQMIYIDPPYGIKYGSNFQPFVNKRDVKDGKDEDLTAEPEQIKAFRDTWELGIHSYLTYLRDRLLLARELLTESGSIFVQIGDENVHLVRCLMDEVFGVGNFVSLITFAKTSGFSGATIDSVSDYLVWYARDSANIKCRSLYIPKNIGEAGGTTYRYAESPDGKRRALTDAELGDPSSLSRDTRIFSLDNTTSDGAASADQPLLAFGQKFLPGANKHWKAKYPEAMTRLLWAGRLEPTSRGRLAYVRYFHDFIARPLVNNWVDTSSSFQERQYSVQTTQKVVERCVLMTTDPGDLVFDPTCGSGTTAYVAEKWGRRWITCDTSRVAIAIARQRLMTAVFDYYELAHPEEGVGSGFKYKTVPHVTLKSIANNPEIDGIYARMHPAIERALADLNAALKGQPIKFKVTQGGRAGHFVDFSAPDSATFTMPSGQVVKVNELVEWEVPYTWEDFTAQLHVEADAATKESILKQLNTTHYPLFTQFHSARRAMQKAMDEAIARHAPQETLYDQPYVDRKKVRVTGPFTVEAVPAPVVKSVDEILEPKPEPADTSIARSGETLRQAEWRDELLRTGIRAKAGQYIHFSRLEPLAGCRWLHADGETRPSDEGADRVREAAPAYNPMRVVVSFGPEHAPLEQRQVEHAWEEARTLVPRPNLLIFAAFQFDPEAAKDIDEMKPELAGMQFLKVQMNADLLTDDLKKKRASNESFWLIGQPDVEVRKTEDGKTYVVEVHGFDYFNTKTGQIESGGRDKIALWMLDTDYDGRCLYPRQVFFPMAGDDEGWARVKRSLKAEIDESLIEKYRGTVSLPFEAGKDRRIAIKVVDDRGIESLKVIEL; encoded by the coding sequence ATGGCGAGAAGAAGATCGGCTGGAGAAAACAGCGGCAGCAAGCGAGCGATTGAATCCTACGAGCATCGGGATAAGGAGCGCGTAAATAATCCCCCCGTAGGGCTGGTGACCCCTGCCACCGACCCCGACGCCGGGCAAAAGAAGAAGCGCTACGCCTACGACCCGCATCTTGCGCCCGAGCTCAACTTCGACCCCCGCAAGGTGCGCGATGAGCTGGCGGCGGAAATCGAGCGTGGCTTGGCCGCCGATACATTGGAAGAAGCCAAGGCTGTGCTCCAGAAGCTCAAGAAGGCACAGGAGCCCTACCTGAACTGGGCGGGCAAGGCTGAGCACACGTCCTTCGAGGTGCCGACGGTCTCGCTGCACGTTCACGAGCGCATCGACCCGCGCACGATCATCGAGGCGGTGCGCAAGCGCAATGGCCAAAACGAGCCCGTCCAACTCACCCTCCCCTTGTTCGAGCAAGAGCGCTCAGAGCCCCTGCGCGAAGCCATCGAGTTCTACCAACACAAGCACGGCTGGTCCAACCGCCTGATTGCCGGCGACAGCCTCTTGGTGATGAACTCGCTGCTGGAAAAAGAGGGCATGGCCGGCAAGGTGCAAATGATCTACATCGACCCGCCCTACGGCATCAAGTACGGCTCCAACTTCCAGCCCTTCGTCAACAAGCGCGACGTAAAGGACGGCAAGGACGAAGACCTGACCGCCGAGCCGGAGCAGATCAAGGCCTTCCGCGACACCTGGGAACTGGGCATCCATTCTTACCTGACGTACCTGCGCGACCGGCTGCTCTTGGCGCGGGAACTCCTCACCGAAAGCGGCAGCATTTTTGTGCAGATTGGTGATGAAAACGTGCACCTGGTGCGCTGTTTGATGGATGAGGTGTTTGGCGTGGGGAATTTCGTGAGCCTAATTACTTTCGCTAAGACCAGCGGCTTCAGTGGTGCGACAATCGACTCTGTATCAGACTATTTGGTTTGGTATGCGCGGGACTCGGCGAACATCAAATGCAGGTCACTCTATATTCCAAAGAACATTGGGGAGGCAGGAGGAACTACGTATAGATACGCTGAGAGTCCAGACGGAAAACGAAGGGCATTGACGGATGCTGAACTAGGTGACCCTTCGTCACTATCGAGAGATACGCGGATATTTTCTTTAGACAACACAACATCTGACGGTGCGGCTTCAGCGGACCAGCCATTGCTCGCATTTGGACAGAAATTCCTTCCTGGAGCTAACAAACATTGGAAGGCGAAGTACCCAGAAGCAATGACGCGCTTACTATGGGCTGGACGATTGGAACCCACGTCGCGAGGACGCTTGGCCTACGTCAGGTATTTCCACGACTTCATTGCAAGGCCACTTGTCAACAACTGGGTGGACACCAGCAGCAGCTTCCAAGAAAGGCAATATTCTGTTCAGACGACTCAGAAGGTTGTCGAACGCTGCGTCCTGATGACCACCGACCCGGGCGACTTGGTATTCGATCCCACCTGCGGCTCGGGCACCACCGCTTACGTCGCCGAAAAGTGGGGCCGGCGCTGGATCACCTGCGACACCTCGCGCGTGGCGATCGCCATCGCCCGCCAGCGCCTGATGACCGCGGTCTTCGACTACTACGAGCTGGCGCACCCCGAAGAGGGCGTGGGCAGCGGCTTCAAGTATAAAACCGTGCCCCATGTCACGCTCAAGTCAATCGCCAACAACCCGGAAATTGACGGCATCTACGCCCGCATGCACCCGGCCATCGAGCGGGCTTTGGCCGACCTCAACGCGGCGCTCAAAGGCCAGCCCATCAAGTTCAAAGTCACCCAGGGTGGCCGCGCTGGGCATTTCGTGGACTTTTCCGCGCCCGACAGCGCCACCTTTACCATGCCCTCCGGCCAAGTGGTCAAAGTCAACGAATTGGTTGAGTGGGAAGTGCCTTACACATGGGAAGACTTTACCGCGCAACTGCATGTCGAAGCCGACGCTGCCACGAAAGAATCCATCCTCAAGCAACTCAACACTACTCACTATCCACTCTTCACTCAGTTCCACTCCGCTCGCCGCGCCATGCAGAAAGCGATGGACGAGGCCATCGCCCGGCACGCGCCGCAGGAGACGCTTTACGACCAACCTTACGTGGACCGCAAGAAGGTGCGCGTGACGGGTCCCTTCACCGTGGAGGCCGTGCCGGCTCCGGTGGTCAAGTCGGTGGACGAGATCTTGGAGCCCAAGCCCGAACCTGCCGACACCTCCATTGCCCGCTCCGGCGAGACTCTGCGCCAGGCCGAATGGCGCGACGAACTGCTACGCACCGGCATCCGCGCAAAAGCCGGGCAATATATCCACTTTAGCCGCCTGGAACCGCTGGCCGGCTGCCGCTGGCTGCACGCCGACGGCGAGACCCGCCCCAGCGACGAAGGCGCAGACCGGGTGCGCGAAGCGGCGCCCGCCTACAATCCGATGCGCGTGGTTGTCTCCTTCGGCCCCGAGCACGCGCCGCTCGAGCAGCGCCAGGTGGAGCACGCCTGGGAAGAGGCGCGGACGCTGGTTCCAAGACCGAATCTGCTGATCTTCGCCGCCTTCCAGTTCGATCCCGAAGCGGCAAAAGATATTGATGAGATGAAGCCGGAACTGGCGGGGATGCAGTTCCTGAAAGTCCAGATGAACGCAGACCTTCTGACCGACGACCTCAAGAAGAAGCGCGCCAGCAACGAATCCTTCTGGCTGATCGGGCAGCCGGACGTGGAGGTGCGCAAGACCGAAGACGGGAAAACATACGTGGTGGAAGTCCATGGCTTTGACTATTTCAACACAAAGACGGGCCAGATCGAATCCGGCGGCAGGGACAAGATCGCCCTTTGGATGCTCGACACGGATTACGACGGACGATGCCTGTACCCGCGTCAGGTTTTCTTCCCGATGGCTGGGGACGATGAAGGGTGGGCGCGTGTGAAAAGGAGCCTGAAGGCGGAGATTGACGAAAGCCTGATCGAGAAATACCGAGGCACGGTCTCGTTGCCGTTCGAGGCGGGCAAGGACCGACGCATAGCAATTAAGGTGGTGGACGACCGCGGGATCGAGAGCTTGAAGGTGATCGAGCTGTGA
- a CDS encoding Type III restriction-modification enzyme, helicase subunit — MGQPTIDRLIINSPYEEPRRHWRYDRETRMFELVEGRRPAGYVIATSDSRSFDDPGVFVEIPLVNSIRPRVKKWREAGYPGVTSITKRLLEYWQDPGNFDRRRFFFCQLEAVETLIWLTEAPAAERVGIEIPGDGGPFLRQCCKMATGTGKTIVMAMVIAWQILNKVTHPQDSRFSKHVLVIAPGLTVKKRLAVLQPSADGNYYEAFHIVPAGLLDKLRQGKVLVRNWHALAWETEEQLQKRRSVDKRGVKSDEAYCREVLGEMANARNLLVINDEAHHAWRVNEEARGKHARDRDLSSAEEATVWVGGLDRIARARGILCCYDFSATPFAPSGKKASEEALFEWIVSDFGLNDAIESGLVKTPRIVVRDEGLPDAETYRSRLYHIYTDPTVKNDLNRRARPDEPLPDLVINAYNLLGFDWRETLKAWKEAKHPVPPVMITVCNRTETAARVKHAFETKRILIEELCDPSRILHIDSKVLEEAEAQEDVVPPSDEDSESENGENEVPAARKLTKAEQAERLRQMVDTVGKIGQPGEQIQNVISVGMLSEGWDAKTVTHIMGLRAFTSQLLCEQVVGRGLRRTSYEVDPTTGLLEPEYVNIFGVPFTFLPHEGGEGAPPQPAQPKTLVEPDPAKVAYEIQWPNVLRIERRFVSQLVLDWQMVQPLELDAANIPLIAELAPIVDGKPDVTKIARIDLEKLAQEKRTQRIIFEIVRDVFHETKRTWQHGNEMLLCGQIVRLVEQFIRSDRIRIFSSAFEQDELKRRLILALNMQQIVRHLWDAIREENTERLEPVFDVERPICSTADMPRWYTGKPCQRTAKSHINVCVYDSTWEATDAYVLDTSEEVAAWAKNDHLGFEIYYFYAGQPRKYRPDFLVRLTNGLMLIVETKGEETDEDRAKHKALREWVEAVNTHGGFGRWEAAVARRPGEIWDILKRFSTRPTAMAPAS; from the coding sequence ATGGGACAGCCGACCATAGATCGCCTGATTATCAACTCGCCGTACGAGGAGCCACGTCGGCACTGGAGGTACGATCGCGAAACCCGCATGTTTGAGCTTGTCGAGGGGCGGCGTCCGGCTGGCTACGTGATCGCGACCAGCGATTCGCGCTCGTTTGACGACCCGGGGGTGTTCGTTGAAATCCCTCTGGTGAATTCGATTCGTCCGCGCGTCAAGAAATGGCGCGAAGCTGGGTACCCGGGCGTCACAAGTATCACAAAGCGACTGCTCGAGTACTGGCAGGATCCCGGGAACTTCGATCGTCGGCGGTTCTTTTTCTGTCAGTTGGAAGCTGTTGAGACGCTGATTTGGTTGACGGAAGCGCCCGCGGCCGAACGGGTGGGGATTGAAATCCCGGGCGACGGCGGACCATTTCTTCGCCAATGCTGCAAGATGGCCACGGGCACGGGCAAGACGATCGTCATGGCCATGGTCATCGCGTGGCAGATTCTCAACAAGGTCACCCACCCCCAGGATTCCCGTTTCTCGAAGCACGTGCTCGTCATCGCTCCCGGTCTTACGGTCAAAAAGCGTTTGGCAGTGCTTCAGCCCTCTGCTGACGGGAATTATTACGAAGCGTTCCACATTGTGCCCGCCGGATTGCTTGATAAGCTCCGCCAAGGCAAAGTTCTCGTTCGCAACTGGCATGCCTTGGCGTGGGAAACGGAAGAGCAGCTCCAGAAGCGACGCAGTGTGGACAAACGGGGCGTGAAAAGCGACGAGGCCTACTGCCGAGAAGTCTTGGGCGAGATGGCAAACGCCCGTAATCTCTTGGTGATCAACGATGAAGCCCACCACGCCTGGCGGGTCAACGAAGAGGCCCGGGGAAAACATGCTCGTGACCGCGACCTTAGTAGTGCCGAAGAGGCGACCGTTTGGGTTGGGGGACTTGACCGAATCGCGCGTGCCCGTGGCATTCTGTGCTGCTACGATTTTTCTGCCACCCCATTTGCTCCCTCTGGAAAGAAAGCCAGTGAAGAGGCGCTTTTCGAGTGGATCGTGAGCGATTTTGGCCTCAACGATGCCATTGAGTCGGGCTTGGTGAAAACTCCTCGGATCGTCGTACGCGACGAGGGGCTCCCGGACGCTGAAACGTACCGGTCGCGCCTCTACCACATCTACACTGACCCGACGGTAAAGAACGACCTGAATCGTCGCGCACGCCCGGACGAACCCTTGCCCGACCTTGTCATCAATGCGTATAACCTGCTGGGTTTTGACTGGCGCGAAACGCTGAAAGCGTGGAAAGAAGCCAAACATCCGGTCCCGCCCGTCATGATTACCGTGTGCAATCGCACGGAGACAGCCGCGCGAGTTAAGCACGCGTTTGAAACGAAGCGGATCCTCATCGAGGAACTCTGCGACCCCAGTCGAATCCTCCATATTGATTCGAAGGTGCTCGAGGAAGCCGAGGCGCAGGAAGATGTTGTCCCCCCGAGCGACGAGGACTCCGAGAGCGAAAACGGCGAAAACGAGGTGCCCGCGGCTCGCAAACTCACGAAAGCCGAACAGGCCGAGCGCCTGCGTCAAATGGTGGATACCGTGGGCAAGATCGGGCAGCCGGGAGAGCAAATTCAGAACGTCATCTCTGTCGGAATGCTCTCCGAAGGATGGGATGCGAAAACCGTGACCCACATTATGGGCCTGCGGGCGTTCACCTCGCAATTATTGTGCGAGCAGGTGGTGGGGCGTGGTTTGCGGCGGACCTCCTATGAGGTTGACCCCACGACAGGTTTGCTTGAGCCCGAGTACGTGAACATCTTCGGCGTTCCATTCACGTTCCTGCCCCACGAAGGTGGGGAGGGGGCCCCGCCTCAGCCGGCTCAGCCAAAGACTTTGGTCGAGCCCGACCCCGCCAAAGTGGCCTACGAAATCCAGTGGCCCAATGTTCTACGTATCGAGCGCCGGTTCGTCTCCCAATTAGTGCTTGATTGGCAGATGGTTCAGCCCCTCGAACTCGACGCCGCCAATATCCCCCTGATCGCCGAGCTTGCTCCGATCGTGGACGGAAAGCCCGACGTGACGAAGATTGCACGCATTGATCTCGAGAAATTGGCTCAAGAGAAGCGCACCCAGAGGATCATCTTCGAAATTGTGCGCGATGTTTTTCACGAAACGAAACGCACGTGGCAGCATGGAAACGAGATGCTCTTGTGCGGGCAGATCGTTCGGCTCGTTGAACAGTTCATTCGCTCCGACCGTATCCGCATCTTCTCCTCTGCCTTTGAGCAGGACGAGCTAAAGCGCCGTTTGATCCTCGCGCTCAATATGCAGCAGATCGTCCGGCATCTCTGGGATGCAATCCGTGAGGAAAACACGGAGCGGCTCGAGCCTGTCTTCGACGTGGAACGCCCCATCTGTTCCACCGCCGATATGCCCCGTTGGTATACAGGCAAGCCATGCCAGCGCACCGCAAAATCCCATATCAATGTTTGCGTTTACGATAGCACGTGGGAAGCCACCGACGCCTACGTCCTCGACACCAGCGAGGAGGTGGCGGCGTGGGCGAAGAACGATCATCTTGGCTTCGAGATCTATTATTTCTACGCAGGACAGCCGCGCAAATATCGCCCTGATTTCCTTGTTCGGCTCACGAATGGCCTGATGCTCATTGTGGAGACAAAAGGCGAAGAGACCGACGAAGACCGCGCCAAGCACAAGGCGCTCCGCGAGTGGGTGGAGGCGGTGAATACCCACGGCGGTTTCGGGCGGTGGGAAGCGGCCGTTGCGCGCCGCCCCGGGGAAATCTGGGATATCCTGAAACGGTTTTCTACCCGCCCGACTGCGATGGCTCCTGCATCGTAA